In Deltaproteobacteria bacterium, the genomic stretch CAAACGCGCGACGCAGCGGCGTCGCATCCGACCGGGCACCGCCGGGCCAACGCGGGTTGCACCGCGACCTCGGCGTCGGGCTCAGCGACCGGCACCACGGCCGCGGGGAGTCGCTCGAGCGCCGCCGTAGCCGGGGGCACGTTGGACCGGCACGCCGTGGACGCGAGCAGCCACGCGGCACACCCGGCGCGGCGCATGGCGGCGCGCAGCGTCAAGACGCCGACCGCTTGCCCCGGGCGATCCAGGTGACTCCGGCGCCGAGCATGAACCCGACGGCGACGACGGCGATCGTCAACCCCTGCGAGACCTCCATCTCGTCCCACACGCGCTGACCCACCACGGCGAATCCCAGACCCGTGAGCAGGCCAAAGGCGATGGCGGTGGCGACTGGGTTGTTGGGCTTGTTCTGCGTCATCGGCCACCCGAGCATCGCACCGTACCGCGCGACGGTCTGCAATGGTTCCTCACGCTGGCACTTCGCTCCAGAGGCAGCGGCTGGTCGCCTGCGCCGCTTCTGGCGGGAACACGTACGTGGCGAGGTTGCTGGCCGTCTCCACCGTCTCCACGAGTGCGATCGGCGTGTGCGTGAGGCCGCCGCGGGCTGCGACCGCGGCTTCGTCCACGCGCTGCTGGGAGGCTTGACGCGGGTCTTTGCGGCCTGGGCTCGATCAATGGCGCGGCGGAGGCGTGCGCTGCCCTCTCCGGCGGACGAATGCGACGCCGCAGCCGATCACGGCGGGCCGATCACATCGCCGTCCCCCGCCTCGATCCCATCGAGCACGACTCCACCCGTCGAGCTCCAATACCGGTTGTCGTGCAGCACCGGCGCATGCGGGCTGCCGGTGCTCACCGCCTGTCGCTTCACCACATTCCCCTCGCCGTCGTTGACGAACACGTTGTGATGCACGACGCAGGTGTCGTCGACCCCATCCATGCCGGTCGCATCGCCGTACCAGAAGTCGACGATGGCCGCGGACGCGGCGAGGCGCACGTCGTTGTCGTGGATCTCGATGTTGGCGGGCGCGACGAAGTTTGGATCGAGGATGAAGCCCCACGTCTGCGTGCCGCGCACGACATTGTCCGCGGCGACCCAGTCGTGGGGTGCGAACTGCTCGCCCGGGCCGATGTACACGTGCACGAAGGCCCCGTTGCCGCCGGGCTCGTCGACGTCGTTGTGCAAGATGGCGAGGTTGCGCGGCGCCGTCGCCTGGGTCTCGCCGCCCGAGAGATAGATCGTGTGGTCGAGCAGCGACCCCGAGCCGTTGCCGTGGAAGTCGTTGCCGACGATGCGCAGGCCGTCGACGTCGCCGTGCACGCTCACGACGCCGTTGCCGTACTGGTCCATCCAGCCGGTGAGGACGAGGCCCCAGATCTCGAGATCGCGCGTGACATTGCCCCCCACGGCCTCGATCGTGAACGCGTTGCCACCGGTGTCGCCGTCGGGCGTGCCGGGGCCGACGATCGTTGCGCCGCGATGCGACGCGGCGCGGAGGGTGATGTGCGGCGGCAGCAAGGGGCGGTCGCCGTAGCTGCTGTAGATCTCCGTCGTGTAGCCGTCGTGGATCCCATCGAGGAACACGACCTCGGTGTCCTCGGGGATGGCCTCGATGTGCGCGTCGACGCGGTGCCACGCGGTGGCGATCGTCATGCCGTCTTGGGCATCGTCGCCCGCGGGGCTGACGTAGCGGACGTTCTGCCGCGGCGTGTACGACGGTGGCGTGTCGCCGCCGGTCGTTTCGCCGGTGGACGTGCCAGCGCTCGAGGTGCCCGCGCTCGAGGTGTCCGCGCTCGAGGTCGAGGTCGATGTCGATGCGACGCTGGACGTCGACGTCTCGGTGCTCGCGACCGTCGTCTCGCCGCGTGTCGTGCTGCCGCCGTTGGAGGCTGATGCGTCGTGCGCGTCAGGTGTGCACGCATGCACCGCGACGAAGAGAACCACGCCACTGCGATGCACGGCACGATCGTACCATCGACGGCGTTCGCCGCCGTCGCTCGCGTGGGCGCGGATCGTATCCGGGCCCATCGGCCTCCGCCCGCGCCCGGCGAGCGCGTGCCGGTCGAGCCGGTGGCGCCCGCGCACGACGCCGACCTCGCGGTCTCGCGCGCGCCGCTCGTGCGCGCGCCCGCGGAAGCGCCGCTCGGGTCCACGGCCGCAGCGGCGGTCGCGTCCAAGGACGCTCTCATCTGCCTCGTCGTACGCCGGCCTTTCGCGCGCCGCTTCGAGCCGACGTCGGCCTGCGCTGGCCGCGAGCTGCCGTGGGCGGCGTGACGGGCAGCGGGAGCATCGGCTCGATCAGCTCGCCGAGCGCGTCGACGAACAGCCGCACCTTGGCCGCGAGATGCGTGCGACTGGGAAACACTGCATACACGGGCGTCGTGAGCGCGGGATCGTGACCGAACAGGACCTCGAGCTCGCCGCGCTCCACCGCTGGTCGACACACGAGCCCGGGCACGCGCGTGATGCCGACGCCGGCCACCGCCGCTTCACAGGCGACCTCGAGATCGTTCACGACCAGGGTGGGCTCGATGCGCGTCCGCACCCCGAGCAACTCCCACTGCTCGATCCTCCGCGTGCCGACGAAGCGCGCCTGGGCCATGGTGTCGCGCTGCGGGTGTCCGTGGGTCGAGAGGTAGCGGGGACTCGCCACGAAGTACACGTAACCCACGCCGAGCTTGTGGACCGCGAGCGTCGAGTCCTGCAGCTTCCCGATGCGAATCGCGATGTCGAAGCCCTCCTCGACCAGCTCGACGCGCCGATCGGCGAGCACGAGCTCGACGCGAACCCGGGGGTAGCGCGACAGGAAGCTCGCGACCACCGGCGCGAGGTAGCGCCGCCCGTAGAGCACGGGCGTCGACACCCGGAGCACGCCGGAGGGCTCGGACTGTCGCTGCTGCACCTCGCGATTGGCGTCTTCGACCTGCGCCGCGATCGCGCTGCACTTCTCGGCGTAATGTGCCCCCGCGTCCGTCGCTCGCAGGCGCCGCGTCG encodes the following:
- a CDS encoding LysR family transcriptional regulator, which translates into the protein MISPADMILFAAVVREGSFTGAARHLGITKQTASERIAKLEMQLGVRLLERTTRRLRATDAGAHYAEKCSAIAAQVEDANREVQQRQSEPSGVLRVSTPVLYGRRYLAPVVASFLSRYPRVRVELVLADRRVELVEEGFDIAIRIGKLQDSTLAVHKLGVGYVYFVASPRYLSTHGHPQRDTMAQARFVGTRRIEQWELLGVRTRIEPTLVVNDLEVACEAAVAGVGITRVPGLVCRPAVERGELEVLFGHDPALTTPVYAVFPSRTHLAAKVRLFVDALGELIEPMLPLPVTPPTAARGQRRPTSARSGARKAGVRRGR